From the Chanos chanos chromosome 7, fChaCha1.1, whole genome shotgun sequence genome, the window AATAAACAGTAGCATCATGTACTTCCTTATAATACTGATACAAATACTTAGGTATGGATTTACTCAGAATGACGAAAACAGCaattaatgtttttgtgttgaaaattaaaatgcacAAGCTGTTTCCTATTTGAGAGTGATCCGCCAAGGATCATGTCACAGTTGATATCTCACCTCAACTGAGACACAAAGGGTAGACACTGGAGGAATATCTTAAGTTCTTGCTGATCAAATGACCAGTCAGTAAgctcaactgtttttttttctgacaggaaCTCAAACATTCGTAGGAGAGCTGAGGCCTTTCCTTTGGTGAGATCCACTACCCAAACTTGGGGGGCATGTTGAAAAACTGGCTGCATTGCAGGCAGAATGAACTCTCCTTTTTCAGTGTCTCTTATATAAGAGAACAGATCCAACAAGAAAGGACTCTGTAAATCCTTACTGTCCACAGCAAAGGGGAAAGTGGAGTAACTGCACGCAGATGACAGAATCTTTAAGGTCTCTTCTCCATTCTCGAATGCATGAGTGAAAAGATCTGCCACAATTTTTATAGCTTTGTGGGAGCCATTTGCCTGTTTGAGATCACTTCTGTTGAATCtgaaacacaaaggaaatttCATTGTAAATTATTTAATACTATCCACTGATTCCATCGTATTTAATTAATTAGTATGTTGTTAATCTCGTAGCTGCATTTCAGTGGTAGGTGAAAATCTTATGTAAGTTATTCAAGTATCAAAATTGTACCCAAACCAGATTTGATCATTTTAGactagttttttttatttcaaaagacCAATAAAGAGTTCAAGTTTAAAGTTTAGGCAACACAGAACTTACATTACACAATCATTTCACCAAGTGAAATGTTCTAAAATATAGGGCCTCTAATCCTCTTTGCTTTACATTCCCTTTTCACTGAACTGTTCAGATGTTGAGTAAAATGATGATAATATGAAGATCAATTCCAACCTTTTTCAACCAAAAATTGTGAGACCCATTACTGATGTACATGCTCACTTACCTAAGCTGCGACACATAAGGCAGATGCAGGAAGAAGTTCTTGTGGTCCATTTTTTCATCTAACAAACAAAGCTCAAGGGGTTTCTTCATGTTGTAAATTTTTAGTATTTCAAGCAGAAGTGACAAATTTGGGTCTGAAAGACGTATCGCCCAGCTTGATGTCATTGTCTGAAAAACTGAttgcaaaactgaaaaataaccCCTACTCCTGCCATGTGAGTAGAGGGTCCGCAAAAATTGTAGCTCCTCCTCAAAACCATGTAACTGATTCCTTGTTAGCTCTGATACCAAATGTTGTAAACACTtcttccctgtctttttttcataaacagcCCCTTGGAGAAGGAGATCCAACCAGAATGTTACAAGTGCATTTGTCTGGCTGTCAGTTGAAACAAACCTAGGGATTGACCAGCAATACATGAACTGAATCGGAATTTGAAGTATGAAAAATATTGGAGATAGCAAAATCAGAATAAATCAACAAGACCCGTTAAATCTTGTTTGTCATCTCGAATAAAATCTTGTCGTGATAAAGGTGGCAGCATAGTGACAAAACTTTCAGTACCCCACATACCTGATACTTGCCATGCTGGGCAAATGAACATAAATCATCTCTTGCAGAGACTTTGGAGAATGTTTGGTGTTTAAATGTAGATGACAGTGAactttttctgctctctttttgCTCAGGATGTCTCCGGCTCTCCGGAGCACATCTTGGTCATCGTGGTCCTGAACTAAAAGGTGCATTTCAAACCCCAGCAGTCTGAGCAGACTGTCAAAATCTGTCACAGGCCCTGTGGCTTGAAATGCAACTCTCCACAGGTCACAGCGCATCTTGGAGGTCACTCTGTCAGACATCAGAGAACAAGAATGCAAACGATATGAGATGTGCTGGTTATCTCCTAAATTCAGTGCAGAGTTACACCAaggtgcaaaacaaaaaaggttgaTATGTATTGGGAAAGAACACATCACAAAACGTATCTCCATTTTTAGTGCGTTCTTGAATCACTTACTTTCCCTTATAAACgtacctttttatttttcccctcgGTTTAACTCTTAGTGTAACTCTAACAAGTACCCAtactcaacacacagagacatcaaaaATAGCAAATGAAGGTAAACAGTAAATGAACAGGCGAAGTACGTATTCATAAAAGAGGTCATACCTGAGACATTTCAAACGGCTCAAACACCCAAGGATCAGTTTCAGCCCGGGATCAGAAACACTGGAGTCCATCAGATCCAAATTCACATCTTGCTTATCGGACTGATTGATAATGtaagacacagcacagcattgGTGAGGATCAAGAGTCTCATCGCTCAAATCAATTTCATTGTCAACTTTACTCAGGAAGAGTAAACATGCTTCAGGTGACTGATACTCGTACAAGCACTGGCACACAAACAATAGATCTTCAGCCTCCACATCATCCTCTTCCACAGGAATTTGTTGGAATGTATGAATGATCTCCGCAAAATATTCAGCGGCTATGGCTTTTACCTTCTTCTCTTCCACCAGACATTTTATCAGCTTAACGATTTTATCAGACAGTAGTCCACACAGGAAAGACATGACATACTTGAGATATTTCCCGTCTTCTGTCTGACACTGTTGCAGAACATGTGTAATGTTATCAGGATTCATGAGCAGAAAAAGAGCAGCCCAAAACTCTTGCATTGTGTTGTGAAGAAATGACGACACTGTTTGGGAAGCAAATGTCGGATCCTTTGATGTCGTCGAAGTTAAAAAAGCGCATTGCACGCTCTTGTCTTTGTGATCCAGACCCGCCATGTTTACTGTTTTGGCCAGCAAGGCCTGATAGGATGTTGCAGCCAAAAACATGATGTCCCCCTTGCTATCATGAATATATTTATCAAGATGCTCGACGCTTTGATCTCCATGTTGCTTCATACAATATCGAAAAATCCTTACGTACATTTCAGTGATGGTGTAAGGTTGATTGCTGGACTCTGAAGGACTGAATGAGATGCAGGCTGTCACTATGAAAGCATACATGGGGACATGGCAAAGACTGAAGACCTCTGGATGGCTCAAAGCACTGATGCTGGTGTCATCATCCATTCCCAGCATCCATTTAAAGAATGCATGAATGGATTTTTCATTGAACCCTTGAACCTCCACCCTGTAGGAAGGCCAATTTGACAGATAGCCAGATGCTTCTGCCTCCGGTCTGCAAGTAGTGAAGATTTTTGCATCGCGTAAAAGCTCTTTCTTCATAATTTGCTTGATCACAGAATTACCAATGACATCCATTATGCCGTCGAACACTATCACAACATTTTCCGAGTTCGCCTCTATGTCTTCCAGTACTTCGTCAGCTCCTTCTTCTGGCTGGAGGTACATCCCAAAAAGAAGATTCTCTAACGTCTGAGGGGATCTGGAGTGCGATATTGTTCTCATGAATGGCTCattgaaataaaacatgtagTTCACCTGACTGTCCTCTCCCTCGGACCAGAGCCTTAGAATTTCCAGAGCCACCGTCGTCTTTCCTATTCCTGGTTTGCCAACGAGTAGGATGCTCTTCTCGTCATTTTTAAGTAAGTGGTCAGGAGAAAGCTTTTTCCTGTCCGTTGGAATGTATGTCTTCAGCTTCTTTGATCGTGACTTCTTGTATGCCTTGGATTTTAATTTTGAGAAGGTGCTGTCATCTGTATCTAAAACCACAGGTATATACCTGAAGTTCCTTTTGATCTCatctttcagaaaatgtatagTTCTGTTCCACTTATCATTAAGTATTTGTTCGGCTTTCTTTCTCAGTTGTGTTTGGTACCTTGCACAAGGACCTGAGACAgtaaaacaagtgaaaaaaacaaacaaacacataaaacatagtAGTTAACAACAATCTACAGTGTATAATTTAAATTGCAGTGTTTGTTCCAGATCAACAAACTGTTATTTGTATTCCGTTTTGTCACCATGCATCTGAAAAGTGGCAACTTAAACATTGTGTACCTGATAATGAACCACCTTTGGCGTGGTATCACTTTTTTCAGGTCTCACTTACTAAAGACCACATAGTAAAGAGCTaagaatgtttctttttaaaaagtgttgaTCTTCGACAGATCATATTATTTATGTAATTCCTACTATATACTAAGTCCCAACAATCTGTATTTTCAGTCTGTAGACAAAAATACCATAAAGGTTTAAGTTCATTTGGTTAATATTAAGCTATATGTGACCATGTAGGACAACttttattttccaaaacatCGTAAGGCTTGCTTACTAatatgagtgttttgttttgggggttttttctgcTAGAAATAGGGTAATTTTGTACTTACCGGTCTTTTGGTTACTCTGAATCTGTGAATCCTCTTGGAATGAAAAACAGCTGATCCAGTAATGTAAATCAGGTTTCACTGAGTTGGGCCTAGGGAATATTTTGAATCTTTCTTCATCGAGTATCTTTAAAAGCTGATAACATGCACCTTCGCCCTTAGCAATAATATTATCCAGCAACATTTTGGTTGCGCTTGAATCAGTTTGGTCAGAGTGATGTTTCACGACAGACTCATCTTTACTGATCACGCCGCGACGACGCAGAGCCTTTACGACTACGTCCAAGTTTTTGAGTTGCCCCATGAGAAGGTGTGTACCGTTGGTGATGAAGTCACATGCAGATTGCTTTGCACTTGCCATTTTGTAAGCACAAGACTGCATCCACTGTCCTTTCACGACTTACCTGAAAcataagacaaaaagagaggtctgtgtgtaatgtaagtGAAATTATGTCATCAGTTTGATGACCATAGCGCACGGGCCAATGACAGACCTATGTttttcacagtctgtgtgtgtgggtgagttcCAACTTTGCTCGATCAGTCAGTGAACCACATACCTGCAAAATCACATACAAAATCTGTGTAGGTATATGTGTTCACATATTGATGGAAAATGGGGCCCACGCAGTTTCATTGTCTGGCTTATGCTTTTATGaagaactgcaaaaaaaaaaaaagaagaagaatattttCTAGCTGAGGCTTCAGCTAATGATAGAAACATTATGTAACTCAGAAGGAAGTAAGGTAAGAGAAGAGcttaaggaagaaaaaaaaattaaagagtgATGCAAGCGCCTTCTAAATGCAGATTTCTCAATCTGGGAAGAAAAAAGGGGCCGTATAGAGCAGGCGAAAGTGTGTCAGGGCCGTTGTTGGGCTGAGGTTTAAATGGGGGAAGCTGACAGAAGAGCTAGATTCCTGTCACCAGCACCCAATTAGCCTTAAACTTCTCTTTCCGTCTACAAAGTTATAACCTGTTGAGTTGGATTACATGTCAGAAAATGCCTCCTTAATACAACCATTAAAAAAACGGTATCCACAATATGGCAATATCAACAATATGAATTGAGTATGTAATTCATCAAAACTCCGACATCGCAAAAACTGactgaatacatttaaatgaacttcAGTAACCAAGAATAACAAATAGTTTAGAATGTGTTAAAAAATATCAGTACTAAAATGAGTGATCATGTAATTAATCGTGGGGTTGGTCCGTATACGCATCTTTGACAAGAACAATTACTAAATGAACCTTACAGACCTTCActtcctctttcactttccATATCTGTTCGATTTGTaatgtttctgtaaaattagGTTTGTGCTTTTATTTCTCCCCAAAAGCATTCTTAAAAATGGTTTAAATTGCCTTATTAGCATTTCTAACCTTCAGATATGTTAAGGCCAATAACATTAATAATCTTTGTGTTGTGGTTTCAATGAAGGGTTTTAATCACAGACTAAATGCATTCCAAAAGGAGCAACCTCCAATCCAGTGTTAGAGAGGCAAGTTGAAACAAATATATTGCCACTTCCCTTATGAACAttcctttttaaatgtaactCACTGAACCTTAGTAATGTACGACCAAACTAGCCCAGCACGGCCCTGATGTAACATTATGGAATTGTGAAAGGGGCATGTCACCCACTTCACTAGATAAAATTGGGAGGGGCTGAGGCTGGATTATATACCGAGAGCtaaatttattttttaggaTCTTGACCGTGTAATGTAATTAGTTTAACATAAGCAAATTTGTGAAACTGAGTTCTCAACAATACAGTGTTTCTTTATCACCATCTGTTGTTATTAAAGGCCAAAGCCATTTTGTACAATGATTAACCCGGTTATTTAAAGTGAAACGTAAAtatttcagagtgaaaaaaaggaagtacTATACGTTGGTCAACATAAATTTCGCAGGTGGTATTCATCATAATTTCACAAATCTATCCAGGGGTCTTACCTGCTATTTTctacttttcttctttgtccacaACACATCCTTGAGTATGAGTGAAGTCTTTATTTGCGCTGGAGTTCACATACAATGTGAGGTAATACCCAGAGCCAACGAAGATTTCTGTATCGAGAAGATCGATATAGGCATATACCCTCCGCTTGCTTTTTTGGCGGGACATTTAACTCAGAAGGGTGGTATTAAAGTTGTTCTGTCATTTCACCGTGCCTCCGAAAGTAACGAAAACGCCGTTAATTCCTTGAAACTACAACGCTCTATCGAAGATGCAAAATGCTCAAACATTGTATGTGACGTTGAGCTGGCGCTGGAGCCGACAGTGACGTATCTTCAGCCATGTCAAACAGTCAGACTGAAACTGCCTGTTGGAGTGGCTTGATGGTTGAGGCTTTTAGGTCACCAAACCTCTTTCCCCATTCAGTGGAACTTCCTCAGAACCCACCACCCCACACCTCCTTGTCATCACATACTCCGGTATACCTCAATactttgctgtgtgtatttgcctgCCCATGGCTCACTGATAAAGAAGTGACTCTTGGGTTAACATATTTGCGGGGTGGTAACATTCTCTGCCTCATTCACCGCAACTATTATGATGTTCTTTTTATGCTTACGCTTTCAGACGCCACAGAAACCCATTCCCTGCATCACTATGATCCTCAAAGAACTTCAAACATAATAGCTCCCCTCAAGTTCCCTACCTTCTACCATGCTGGCAAGAGGTTCAAAGAAAGATTTCACAGGATTCTTTCGTAATACATAAAGACTGCAATTAACAACAACCCATGAAAACCAGTTTTCTCGAAATTTGTACACAGTAGGCGTAGTTGCATGCAATGTCGTGCACGGTACCCACGACATTGAATATGCGGTTACAGTCACTGCCGAAGAGTTTGTCATCGACAATCGGAAATGAAATGCCCCCGTATGCGTATTCTTCGTTTTCAACGGGGATATTTCATGTACTTTGACAGGGTTTTATATATGTCATAAGGACGACTCTGACACAATAAAATTTAAACGTGGGCAAAGTACACATTCCTAGAGCGAGAGCTTGGGATAAGTCCATTCCTGTATGGAAATATTGCTGTCAAAAAATCTTGTGTGTTTACACATACAATTGCgtaaataaatatgtgaataGCCAAACCTCTAAATTAATGATTGTTTTTGCCTGAGATAATGGTTCCAGAAACAACAGTCATGCAAATATTTTTGGCTATGACTCTCCGATTACACATGCATTCGAAAAGTTgtcaaaaaatgtcaaaagtaTTTCTTACTCCAGAGATTCATAATCAGATATGTAAGGGTCTTCAAAAGCACACATTAGGAGTATTTAATAGGTAAGAGGTGAGATGAATAAAgtagaaaataaattatttgattttgtgcgtgtgcgtccgGCTGTAGGTGACAGCACTGGTGTGGAGATTACATATGTTCATTTAATTTGTCATGCAGTTCTAAACTTGCATATaccattcagtttcatttcaagcATCATTCAATTTCACTTCAACATTAAGTTAGGGTGACCAAACCTGTTTCATCAGATTGTTGAAACTGGTGGCCCGACAAATAATTCAGTAAGACTATTCAGCGGTTATTAAGAATTTCAGGCTGTAACACTGCGGGCAGAGACCTGCTTGACCGACGTCACTGGTCAGTTATTACATTTATCTAAATAGCAGAGCTACACAATAATACCACCCTTAAATTCTGCCTACACTTTCTGAGGCTATATTTTATAGCCTCTAACAGTATATCTTTCTCCATTTAAGAATTCCCCTGGCTCTCCCCAGTATTTTCTTCCTTCTCAACCCTCGTCTGGCTGGGGGTTCCAGAGGCGTGAGGGTGTGGGCGTGTCGACTCGAAGTTTGTAAGGACATTCGGTGTTCAAGACAAGTGGTGGGCCTAATACAAACCAGTTGGTTGAACGACATTATCAGTAAATATTTCAGAGTTATAGACAAATGATTAAAAGTGAGGaggtatgtatatttttttatttttgtttttttataacaaATTTCCAAAATCATAATAAAGATCTTATCGTGTAGACAACACGAAACGCCCTCGAATTCAGTTCCAGTTCTCATTGGCTTGGATGACTGACAATCAACTGCTACACGGAACCAATCAATCCCTAAAGAATAGGAGGTGGCGCGCCTTTCGTATTTGTGTACTAACTTGGCGGGAGTTAGACATTACAAGCTTAGTTTTTACGTTTTAGCTGGTGAATATTGCATGAAGCTCGTCGGCCGTGGTTTTTCATTGACTGAAGGGTCACTTCAACAATTTCTTCTTGTAAATGAATCGTAAAATGGACGATTTAAGTGTATATGCAGTGTTTGGGGTAGACGATCCACCGCGACAGATTTTAAGGTAAATATGAACTGGGCATGTTATCTGTGTCTATGCAGCTTTCCTCTTGTGCATTTATTAAAAGCAAATGCTTGCATCCCGCATTAATCGTTTGCAGAACTGACAGATGACTTCACATTGTTAGCGGTATTTCGCTTTCTAGATCATGGATCAATGTTACGACTGATCAGTTTTCAAGATTTTCAAGACGTCTGAATAGTGTGGATAAACTTGTTTTTCACCATACGTATCATGCAATACAAAAGCCAGTCTGGAtaaaacttgattttttttcttggtgggTTCTTGTACCGTTGATGAGAACTCCCTTTAGGGTTATTTAACTGACTCAGTCGTGATACCTCTCTACAAATTTTCATGATGAGATTTGAACTACCAGATAGAGGCATACAAACATGATTATTATTAAATATGTCGAGAAAAAATCGGTCGACATAGCgatatgtttgttttggaaaacaCGGTTCTCTATTTCCTCTTTTCAGCTCCAGTGAACCTGAATCGGCATCCATTGTAGTACCTCCGTTTGTCCAGCAGGTGGTATTGTTTACCAGTGGGAGATGGGGAAATCGTACCAGCGTCTCAGTCGAGCTTAAAGACGCAGGAGATATGCCCGTCGTTACTGGCAAGCTAACCCCACTCAGCAAGTAAGACTGTTACTTTGACTTGCGCTCCGTGTCCACCTTTAGGATCTGTTGTTGCATGTATAACCACTGCATTTAAATCTCCTCTCCCACGTAGATCTTTGTCATGGGAGTATAGTGAGGATGGTGTTTGGTCTTCTGGTGCAACTTTATCAGTCAAACTTGAGGGGAAGAACATGGTGAGGCATGCAGTTCactcaacaaaaatgaaatgtaaaacaaaactgtgttaAACTTGGTTTTAAGCACAGAACCTCTCTGTTTCAGATTAAGAGCGACCTGAGTGACCCTGTACTCGCTATGTGTGGAAAGGAATGCACTCCTGAGGTGAAGTGAATtgactgaatctctctctcttttttaatacCATTTTATATAGAAATATATGCTAGATTTCTTGATGTATAATTAACTCAAGGCTAATCGGGACATTCCATTCAATGCCGTAGAGCAATGTAACAGTTCCTGTCGTGCGAGAGGGTTTGGGTAAGAGGAAGAGGggaaaggaagaagaggagcacACAGGGCAAGAGAATCTGTGCCCCAATGCCCGCTCACCCTCTGAACAAGCCACTCCACACAGACGTGGCAGGAACAACCCCCgaggcagacagacactccTGTTCCACCCGAAAGAGGAGAAGGCCGCCGGCTGTACCCCTCAGAACCAAAGAGCTAAGGGAAAACAGGCTAAAACTCCCGCTCAGGCTGGTGTGTGTCGGTCCTCGCTGTGTCTGTATTAATTTCTTGCATAATGTTGTTTTGTGCCTGTGTTATCATATCTGTCAGCATATGTGAATAtctttccgtgtgtgtgtgagtgtgagaaataGAGAATCGGTCTGAGTTTGAATTACATGATTTATGATGTGTCCTCCCCGCAGCTCCCTTGGATAGTCCGTCAGGTCGCTGGGGTCAGACCCTCTGTCTTATTGACCCTCAAACAGCCATTCTGATTGGAGGACAGGGCTCCAGAATGCAGTTCTGTAAAGATCCCATCTGGAAGCTTTGCATTGGTGAGTCGCTCAAATAAACTGGAGAGCAACAGTCGCCTCTCAAAGTGCCAGTGTGCCTTCGTTGTATTTTCAAGTTGACCGTTACAGTTTTGAAATGGTTGGCGTTCCACCAGCTCTGCTTTCGCCCAGATGTTATTGTTTTGCTCAGGGCGACTCAGTTTTAAGAGACTGAAGCAGAACATTTTGTGAACACTGATAACTAATAGCGTTGTGTCTGTTTGGTCTTCCCCCTCCAGAGGACCTGTCTTGGGTTCCGGCAGAAACTCTCGCGGAGGGACCCACTCCCGAGGCTCGCATTGGTCATACCGCCGCTTATGACCCGGACTCAAAACGGATCTTTGTGTTTGGTGGCTCCAAACACAAGAAGTGGTTCAACGACGTCCACATCTTAGACACTCAGAGCTGGCGTTGGACCATGGTAGAGGTGAGCAGAAGAGATTATGGTTTCTGATCGTTGAAGACGGTACAGAATAAATTCAATTTGAGTAGCTgtctcttgtttattttttctgttagCGAGCAAATGTTGATTTCTGAAAGGTCAGTTGGTCCCAAATTTGGAAACATCTCAGCTTTAAGGCAGTGATAAGATGATTATTAATAGTACCGGTTTTGTTTATACAAAGGATGTGATCTCATTCCAGGCACAGGGTAAAGTTCCTCCTTTGGCCTATCACAGCTGCAGTCTTTTCAGGGGGGAGCTCTTTGTGTTTGGAGGGGTGTTCCCTCGCCCCCACCCCGAACCTGATGGATGCAGTGACTCCATCTA encodes:
- the krcp gene encoding kelch repeat-containing protein is translated as MDDLSVYAVFGVDDPPRQILSEPESASIVVPPFVQQVVLFTSGRWGNRTSVSVELKDAGDMPVVTGKLTPLSKSLSWEYSEDGVWSSGATLSVKLEGKNMSDLSDPVLAMCGKECTPESNVTVPVVREGLGKRKRGKEEEEHTGQENLCPNARSPSEQATPHRRGRNNPRGRQTLLFHPKEEKAAGCTPQNQRAKGKQAKTPAQAAPLDSPSGRWGQTLCLIDPQTAILIGGQGSRMQFCKDPIWKLCIEDLSWVPAETLAEGPTPEARIGHTAAYDPDSKRIFVFGGSKHKKWFNDVHILDTQSWRWTMVEAQGKVPPLAYHSCSLFRGELFVFGGVFPRPHPEPDGCSDSIYIFNPDMAIWYQPIVNGDRPAPRSGHSACVIQGKIFVFGGWDTPVCFNDMYTLDLGLMEFSAVKTSGAAPSPRSWHGCAVLSDSRFLVHGGYDGNNALSDTFIFHTDTSCWTSVVHPQLTSVPRAGHSIIAMATAHLKGFMDEAERGEDTDSAHQTLLIFGGGDNEGKFFSDLITMHLEELVDEDLP